One genomic region from Pseudomonas sp. R5-89-07 encodes:
- a CDS encoding aspartate aminotransferase family protein produces the protein MTAACLMSTYQPLALSFTRGLGTRLWDQQGREYLDAVAGVAVTNVGHSHPRLVTAISEQAALLLHTSNLYSIDWQQRLALRLTRLSGLDRAFFNNSGAEANETALKLARLHGWKKGIEQPLVLVMENAFHGRTLGTMAASDGPSVRLGFQRLPGDFLKVGFGDLNALERITQQFGARIAAVLLEPIQGESGVLPAPPGYLQALRDHCTRHGWLMMLDEIQTGIGRTGTWFAFQHEGIVPDVMTLAKGLGNGVPIGACLARAAVAQLFTPGSHGSTFGGNPLACRVGCTVLDIIEEQGLLQNAAQQGERLMARLRVELSEHPHVVAIRGQGLMIGIELASAHRDLAQRAAHEHGLLINVTRGKVIRLLPPLTLDAKEVEMIVRAITRLLD, from the coding sequence ATGACCGCCGCCTGCCTGATGAGCACTTATCAACCCTTGGCCCTGAGCTTCACCCGTGGCTTGGGCACGCGTCTGTGGGACCAGCAGGGCCGCGAATACCTCGACGCGGTTGCTGGCGTGGCCGTGACCAACGTCGGCCATTCCCATCCTCGGCTCGTCACGGCCATCAGCGAGCAGGCCGCTTTGCTGCTGCACACCTCCAATCTCTACAGCATCGACTGGCAGCAGCGGCTGGCCCTGCGCCTGACCCGGTTATCCGGGCTGGACCGCGCGTTCTTCAACAACTCCGGGGCGGAAGCCAACGAGACGGCGCTGAAACTGGCACGGCTGCATGGCTGGAAAAAAGGCATCGAGCAACCGTTGGTGTTGGTGATGGAAAACGCCTTTCACGGACGCACCCTGGGCACCATGGCGGCCAGCGACGGGCCATCGGTGCGCCTTGGTTTTCAGCGTTTACCGGGGGATTTTCTCAAGGTGGGTTTTGGCGACCTGAACGCATTGGAGCGCATCACCCAGCAGTTCGGCGCGCGCATCGCCGCCGTGCTATTGGAGCCGATCCAGGGCGAAAGTGGGGTGTTGCCGGCACCTCCCGGCTATCTGCAGGCCTTGCGCGATCACTGCACGCGCCACGGCTGGCTGATGATGCTCGATGAAATCCAAACGGGCATTGGCCGTACCGGAACCTGGTTCGCCTTCCAGCATGAGGGCATTGTTCCCGACGTAATGACCCTGGCCAAAGGGCTCGGCAACGGCGTGCCGATCGGCGCCTGTCTGGCTCGCGCCGCCGTCGCCCAGTTGTTCACCCCCGGCAGTCATGGCAGCACCTTCGGCGGCAATCCGCTGGCGTGTCGTGTTGGCTGCACGGTGTTGGACATTATCGAAGAGCAAGGCCTGTTGCAGAACGCCGCGCAGCAGGGCGAACGTCTGATGGCGCGGCTACGGGTGGAGTTGAGCGAGCACCCGCACGTCGTGGCGATTCGTGGGCAGGGCTTGATGATTGGCATCGAACTGGCCAGCGCCCACCGTGACCTGGCTCAACGTGCGGCGCACGAGCACGGGCTGCTGATCAACGTGACGCGGGGCAAGGTGATCCGGTTGTTGCCGCCGCTGACGCTGGACGCCAAGGAAGTCGAGATGATAGTGCGGGCTATCACCCGCCTGTTGGACTGA
- a CDS encoding HAD family phosphatase: MTIRAVVFDFGGVLFDWNPQHLYRKLIADEQERQWFLDNICTQAWNTEQDAGRTLAEATCHLIEQHPEHQALIQAYYERWHEMLRGELPEGVAILTALHQAKMPLFGLTNWSAETFPYAREHYPFLQFFRDIVVSGQLKLIKPDPAIYHASLAQVRAYLPDVQPGEVVFIDDVAGNVEAAVALGWQGIHHVSAERTAAQLRKLGVGF, encoded by the coding sequence ATGACAATTCGTGCAGTCGTGTTTGATTTCGGCGGTGTGTTGTTCGACTGGAACCCGCAACATCTGTACCGCAAGCTCATCGCCGACGAGCAGGAGCGGCAATGGTTTCTCGATAACATCTGCACCCAGGCCTGGAACACCGAACAGGATGCTGGCCGCACCCTCGCCGAAGCCACCTGCCACCTGATTGAGCAACATCCCGAGCATCAGGCCTTGATCCAAGCGTATTACGAGCGTTGGCACGAAATGTTGCGTGGTGAGTTGCCCGAAGGTGTCGCGATTCTCACCGCATTGCATCAAGCCAAAATGCCGTTGTTCGGGTTGACCAACTGGTCGGCGGAAACCTTTCCCTATGCCCGCGAGCACTATCCGTTCCTGCAGTTTTTCCGCGATATCGTCGTCTCGGGCCAGTTGAAACTGATCAAGCCTGACCCGGCGATCTACCATGCCAGCCTCGCTCAGGTGCGCGCCTACTTGCCGGATGTCCAGCCTGGCGAAGTGGTGTTTATCGATGACGTCGCGGGCAATGTCGAAGCGGCTGTGGCCCTTGGCTGGCAGGGTATCCACCATGTCTCGGCCGAGCGTACTGCCGCCCAGTTGCGTAAGCTGGGGGTGGGCTTCTAG
- a CDS encoding LysR family transcriptional regulator: MDVFQAMSVYVKVVETGSMTAAAQECGMSTTMVGNHLRALEQRLGVSLLKRTTRKQSLTEFGGQYYQRCVEVLGLVADSELLAEQIHSETPKGSLRITAPPVFGTERLAPALSEFSQRYPLIDLYVKLSNERMDLVDSGFDVAIRLGELEPSSLIARPMQAYTLTLCASPAYLARRGTPSRPDDLRQHDCLAFAYPATDNWRDTGKLWRMTGEEGEVEVPVTGSLTINSSQGLRQAAVNGMGIIMLADALVQPDLESGKLVALLTSYQLSSRPMHLLYRQDRYRLPKLRAFVDFAMEKWAR; encoded by the coding sequence ATGGACGTGTTCCAGGCGATGTCGGTGTACGTGAAAGTAGTAGAGACCGGCAGCATGACTGCAGCCGCGCAGGAATGCGGGATGTCGACCACCATGGTCGGCAATCACCTGCGCGCCCTGGAGCAACGCCTGGGGGTCAGCCTGCTCAAGCGCACCACGCGCAAACAAAGCCTCACGGAATTTGGTGGGCAGTACTACCAGCGCTGCGTGGAGGTGCTGGGGCTGGTGGCTGACTCCGAGCTACTGGCCGAGCAGATCCACAGCGAAACCCCCAAAGGCAGCCTGCGCATCACCGCACCACCAGTGTTCGGCACCGAGCGCCTGGCACCGGCCTTGAGCGAATTTTCCCAGCGCTACCCGCTGATCGACCTGTACGTGAAGCTGAGCAATGAGCGGATGGACTTGGTTGACAGCGGCTTCGACGTGGCGATCCGTCTCGGCGAACTGGAACCCTCCAGCCTGATCGCCAGGCCCATGCAGGCCTACACCCTCACCCTCTGCGCGTCCCCGGCCTATCTGGCGCGACGTGGCACACCATCAAGGCCCGATGACCTGCGCCAGCACGACTGCCTGGCGTTCGCCTACCCTGCGACCGACAACTGGCGCGACACCGGCAAGCTCTGGCGCATGACCGGGGAGGAAGGCGAAGTGGAGGTTCCGGTAACCGGCTCCTTGACCATCAACAGCTCGCAAGGCTTGCGCCAAGCGGCGGTAAACGGCATGGGCATCATCATGCTGGCCGATGCTTTGGTGCAGCCGGACCTGGAGAGCGGCAAGCTGGTGGCCTTGCTGACCAGCTATCAACTGTCCAGCCGCCCCATGCACTTGCTGTATCGCCAGGACCGTTACCGCTTGCCCAAGCTGCGCGCCTTCGTCGACTTCGCGATGGAGAAGTGGGCCCGCTAG
- the punR gene encoding DNA-binding transcriptional activator PunR, which translates to MWSEYSLDVVDAVARHGSFSAAAQELHRVPSAISYTVRQIEEWLAVPLFIRRHRDVELTPAGRLFIDEARSVMKKMLGTRRLCQQVANGWSGQLKVAVDSIVKPQRCRQLVLDFYRQFPDVELLLEYEVYNGVWDALADERTDIVIGATSAVPVASHFTFRDMGLLNWLCVVSAKHSLASISGLLSDDQLRPFASLCMTDTSRNLPKRDTWTLDNQRRLVVPNWSSAIDCLRDGLCVGMAPAHQVLPWIERGELVALQLHRPFPASPSCVAWAQNKLSPAMAWLLEYLGDTETMNQEWLNGNDL; encoded by the coding sequence ATGTGGTCCGAATACTCCCTGGATGTGGTCGATGCCGTCGCACGCCACGGCAGCTTCAGCGCCGCCGCGCAGGAACTGCACCGCGTACCGTCGGCCATCAGCTATACGGTGCGTCAGATTGAAGAGTGGCTGGCGGTGCCGCTGTTCATACGGCGCCACCGCGACGTGGAGCTGACCCCCGCCGGCCGGTTGTTTATAGACGAAGCCCGTAGCGTGATGAAAAAAATGCTCGGCACACGGCGCCTGTGCCAACAGGTGGCCAATGGCTGGAGCGGTCAACTGAAGGTGGCGGTAGATTCCATCGTCAAGCCGCAGCGCTGTCGGCAGTTGGTGCTGGATTTCTATCGGCAGTTCCCCGACGTGGAATTGCTGCTGGAGTATGAGGTGTACAACGGCGTGTGGGATGCCCTGGCGGACGAGCGCACCGATATCGTGATCGGCGCGACCAGCGCGGTGCCGGTAGCCAGCCACTTCACCTTTCGCGACATGGGTTTGTTGAACTGGTTGTGCGTGGTCAGTGCCAAGCATTCCCTGGCCAGCATCAGCGGCCTGCTCAGTGACGATCAACTGCGCCCATTCGCCTCCCTGTGCATGACCGACACCTCGCGCAACCTGCCCAAGCGCGACACCTGGACCCTGGATAATCAGCGCCGCCTGGTGGTGCCCAACTGGTCATCGGCCATTGACTGCCTGCGCGATGGGCTGTGCGTGGGCATGGCTCCGGCGCATCAGGTGCTGCCGTGGATCGAGCGCGGTGAGCTGGTGGCGCTGCAGCTGCACCGGCCCTTCCCGGCCAGCCCGTCGTGCGTGGCCTGGGCGCAGAACAAACTGTCCCCGGCCATGGCGTGGTTGTTGGAATACCTGGGAGACACAGAGACCATGAACCAGGAATGGCTCAATGGTAATGATCTCTAG